One Candidatus Binatus sp. DNA window includes the following coding sequences:
- a CDS encoding MFS transporter has protein sequence METARPHAPTIRDIIRRYYTVWGLYSFAGGFLFGVYPIFLRSRGLDQFQINSVLATYFVVLFLTDVPTGAFADLLGRRRSYVLGASLRVCAFLLYFLAHHYYVFLIAESIDGVGTTFGNGAIDAWGVDALDDAGYDGLKDRLFSRISQLTTLGFMGSAMIGAYVADIDIAWPWLLGAAGYLVSGAVGAFLMHDERPRATTVRIAAIPRQVAANVGDGIRAGLGAHTVLMLSVAGAITFAAWAPYWIEWPIMFNESLKVGVWIVGWIYCGLSAARLVGAEVSARIQGDESKRAARVSVLVIGASAMLFLAGLFGARPLVSLAMLFVMNLFTGAMMPLVQSWFNEQIEAGNRATLLSFNSTFQTMGGAMGLLFAGRIADTAGIPFEWQIAGLISVCAAPVYWATRRRASEQAALAIPAK, from the coding sequence GTGGAAACCGCACGACCGCATGCTCCGACTATTCGCGACATCATCCGCCGTTACTACACGGTATGGGGTTTGTACTCGTTCGCCGGCGGGTTCCTGTTTGGCGTCTATCCGATCTTTCTGCGCTCGCGCGGGCTCGACCAGTTCCAGATAAACAGCGTGCTGGCGACGTACTTCGTCGTCCTGTTTCTGACCGACGTGCCCACCGGCGCGTTCGCCGACCTACTCGGCAGGCGCCGCTCGTACGTGCTCGGCGCATCGCTGCGGGTCTGCGCGTTCCTGCTGTACTTCCTGGCGCATCATTACTACGTGTTCCTGATCGCCGAGAGCATCGACGGTGTCGGCACGACTTTCGGCAACGGCGCGATAGACGCGTGGGGTGTCGATGCGCTCGATGACGCAGGGTACGACGGGCTCAAGGACCGGCTGTTCTCGCGCATCTCGCAACTGACGACGCTGGGCTTCATGGGGTCGGCGATGATCGGCGCGTACGTCGCCGACATCGATATCGCATGGCCGTGGCTGCTGGGCGCAGCCGGCTACCTGGTCAGCGGTGCGGTCGGCGCATTCCTGATGCACGACGAACGTCCGCGCGCCACGACGGTCAGGATTGCGGCGATCCCGCGGCAGGTCGCCGCGAACGTGGGCGATGGTATCCGCGCCGGACTGGGTGCGCATACCGTCCTGATGCTGAGCGTGGCAGGCGCAATCACGTTTGCGGCGTGGGCGCCGTACTGGATCGAATGGCCGATCATGTTCAACGAAAGCCTGAAAGTTGGCGTGTGGATCGTCGGCTGGATCTATTGCGGTCTGTCGGCGGCGCGGCTGGTCGGCGCGGAGGTAAGCGCGCGCATCCAGGGCGACGAATCGAAGCGCGCTGCGCGCGTGAGCGTGCTGGTTATCGGCGCGAGCGCGATGCTGTTTCTGGCGGGGCTGTTCGGCGCGCGGCCGCTGGTTTCGCTGGCGATGCTGTTCGTGATGAATCTGTTCACCGGCGCGATGATGCCGCTGGTGCAGAGCTGGTTCAACGAGCAGATCGAAGCGGGCAATCGCGCGACGCTGTTGTCATTCAACTCCACCTTCCAGACGATGGGCGGCGCGATGGGATTGCTGTTTGCCGGGCGAATCGCGGAC